One part of the Ralstonia pickettii genome encodes these proteins:
- a CDS encoding phosphotransferase has protein sequence MAQTDQQDFSAFEGTRPVAEQQKFDIGALEAWMREHVAGFAGPLTVEQFKGGQSNPTFKLIMPSRTYVMRAKPGPKAKLLPSAHAIEREYRVMDALAKTDVPVAKMVALCEDEAVIGRAFYIMEFVQGRVLWDQALPGMAPAERSAIYDEMNRVISALHTVDYAAIGLADYGKPGNYFARQIERWSKQYKLSETESIPAMDNLIEWLPKHVPQEAEEITSIVHGDYRLDNLIFHPTEPRVLAILDWELSTLGHPLADFSYHCMSWHIEPGQFRGVAGLDFAALGIPTEAEYIRQYEERTGRRITGDWNFYLAYNMFRIAGILQGIMKRVVDGTASSAQAMEAGKRARPMAELGWKYAQQAGA, from the coding sequence ATGGCACAAACGGACCAGCAGGATTTTTCCGCCTTCGAGGGCACGCGCCCCGTGGCAGAACAGCAGAAGTTCGACATCGGCGCGCTGGAAGCGTGGATGCGCGAGCACGTGGCCGGCTTTGCCGGCCCGCTCACGGTTGAACAGTTCAAGGGCGGCCAGTCAAACCCGACGTTCAAGCTGATCATGCCGTCGCGCACGTACGTGATGCGCGCGAAGCCCGGCCCGAAGGCGAAGCTGCTGCCGTCGGCACACGCCATCGAGCGCGAATATCGGGTGATGGATGCGCTCGCCAAGACCGACGTCCCTGTCGCGAAGATGGTTGCGCTGTGCGAAGACGAAGCCGTGATCGGCCGCGCCTTCTACATCATGGAGTTCGTACAGGGCCGCGTGCTGTGGGATCAGGCCCTGCCCGGCATGGCGCCTGCCGAGCGCAGCGCGATCTATGACGAGATGAACCGCGTCATCTCTGCGTTGCACACGGTGGACTACGCCGCCATCGGCCTGGCCGACTACGGCAAACCCGGCAACTATTTCGCGCGTCAGATCGAGCGCTGGAGCAAGCAGTACAAGCTGTCGGAAACCGAGTCGATTCCGGCCATGGACAACCTGATCGAATGGCTGCCCAAGCACGTGCCGCAGGAAGCCGAGGAAATCACCAGCATCGTTCACGGCGACTACCGGCTCGACAACCTGATCTTCCACCCGACCGAGCCGCGCGTGCTGGCCATCCTGGATTGGGAACTGTCGACGCTGGGCCATCCGCTGGCTGACTTCAGCTACCACTGCATGAGCTGGCACATCGAGCCGGGCCAATTCCGCGGCGTGGCAGGACTCGACTTCGCGGCACTCGGCATTCCCACCGAAGCCGAGTACATCCGCCAATACGAAGAACGCACCGGCCGCCGCATCACGGGCGACTGGAACTTCTACCTCGCCTACAACATGTTCCGCATTGCCGGCATCCTGCAGGGGATCATGAAGCGCGTGGTGGATGGCACGGCATCGTCGGCGCAGGCGATGGAGGCCGGCAAGCGCGCCCGCCCAATGGCCGAACTGGGCTGGAAGTACGCGCAGCAGGCCGGGGCCTGA
- a CDS encoding VOC family protein → MTTDSDWTFDHVNFHVAGDAPILKFFADVLGWKPGPRPAFPFPGTWLYQNDDALVHLVTQDGDTPELVFSHIAFRTRKDAADVLAAVRESSMPHQVRKHPARPAAQIFVQLPGGVVLELEAPMSGPLEAARDY, encoded by the coding sequence ATGACGACTGACAGCGATTGGACCTTCGACCACGTGAACTTTCACGTGGCAGGAGATGCACCCATCCTGAAATTCTTCGCCGATGTTCTCGGCTGGAAACCGGGCCCGCGCCCGGCGTTTCCGTTTCCCGGCACGTGGCTGTATCAAAACGACGATGCGCTCGTCCACCTCGTGACGCAGGATGGCGATACGCCGGAACTGGTGTTCTCGCACATCGCATTCCGCACCCGGAAAGATGCGGCCGACGTGCTGGCCGCTGTGCGGGAGAGCAGCATGCCGCACCAGGTCAGAAAACACCCCGCGCGGCCTGCGGCACAGATCTTCGTGCAGTTGCCGGGCGGGGTGGTGCTGGAGCTGGAGGCGCCAATGTCCGGTCCGCTGGAAGCGGCGCGCGACTACTAG
- a CDS encoding SDR family oxidoreductase — protein sequence MTSKTLQDQSVVVLGGTAGIGQGVARAAAAEGARVTVLGRSAKATDGTHGIAVDANDTASLAGALAQAAGLSPNGKIDHLVITIGSRTSPPPFASLQRADLEQAFGTKLFAALMAVQAALPYLTERASITLTSGLLSRKATATGLLRGSINAAVEAAAKNLAKELAPRRVNVISPGVVDTEVWGAPADRQAMLARIGSGLPVGRVGTPDDLAQGYLLAMTNGFMTGAIIDIEGGGLL from the coding sequence ATGACTTCGAAGACCTTGCAGGACCAGTCGGTGGTGGTGTTGGGCGGTACGGCCGGTATTGGGCAGGGCGTGGCACGCGCGGCGGCAGCCGAGGGCGCACGCGTGACGGTGCTGGGGCGCTCGGCCAAAGCCACGGACGGCACGCACGGCATTGCTGTCGACGCGAACGACACGGCGTCGCTGGCGGGCGCGTTGGCACAGGCAGCCGGGTTGTCGCCCAACGGCAAGATCGATCACCTTGTCATCACCATCGGTTCGCGCACGAGCCCGCCGCCGTTTGCTTCGCTGCAACGTGCCGACCTTGAGCAGGCCTTCGGCACCAAGTTGTTTGCGGCGCTGATGGCGGTGCAGGCAGCGTTGCCGTATCTGACGGAACGCGCATCGATTACGCTCACCTCGGGCCTGCTCTCGCGCAAGGCAACGGCAACGGGCTTGCTACGTGGCTCGATCAATGCTGCAGTGGAAGCCGCCGCCAAGAACCTGGCGAAGGAACTCGCTCCGCGCCGCGTCAACGTGATCAGCCCCGGCGTGGTCGATACGGAAGTGTGGGGCGCCCCGGCCGATCGACAAGCCATGCTCGCGCGCATCGGCAGCGGCCTGCCGGTCGGCCGTGTCGGCACGCCGGATGATCTGGCCCAGGGCTACCTGCTGGCCATGACCAACGGCTTCATGACCGGCGCCATCATCGACATTGAAGGAGGCGGTTTGCTATGA
- a CDS encoding LysR family transcriptional regulator, with product MIALDDLRLLVRIADAGNLSAAARQLGWLPATASAALKRVETELGARLFERTTRSMRPTEAGQRYLGYARQALEALDEGAESLGQDRTELSGPIRIAATSDLGRHILRPWLDAFCDEHPGVRITLVLGDRLADLMREDLDFALRYGHLQDSALVRRPLASHPRVIVGAPSYFRQHGRPAHPSDLADHRCLILLRNGEPVTRWQLTHASGPAPIDVRGGFQCDDGAVVRDWAVAGRGLAFKSWLDVAQDVCAGRLEVALPAWSHAPTPLQLVALARRHRPARLTACADFLAARFAEFSARYPFPSAQAAAASQKPAKAVKPTKTKPAVAANT from the coding sequence ATGATCGCCCTCGACGACCTCCGCCTGCTGGTGCGCATTGCTGACGCCGGCAACCTTTCCGCCGCCGCGCGCCAGCTCGGCTGGCTGCCCGCCACCGCCAGCGCGGCGCTCAAGCGCGTGGAGACCGAACTCGGCGCCCGCCTGTTTGAGCGCACCACGCGCAGCATGCGGCCTACCGAAGCCGGTCAACGCTATCTAGGCTATGCCAGACAGGCGCTGGAAGCCCTGGACGAAGGCGCGGAAAGCCTGGGGCAGGATCGCACGGAGCTGTCCGGCCCCATCCGCATTGCCGCCACATCAGATCTGGGGCGGCACATCCTGCGCCCTTGGCTCGACGCGTTCTGCGATGAGCACCCCGGCGTGCGGATCACGCTGGTGCTGGGCGACCGGCTGGCCGACCTGATGCGCGAAGACCTCGACTTTGCGCTGCGCTATGGGCATCTGCAGGATTCGGCGCTGGTGCGACGGCCGTTGGCATCGCATCCGCGCGTGATCGTGGGCGCGCCGTCGTACTTCAGACAGCATGGCCGGCCCGCACACCCGAGCGACCTCGCCGACCACCGCTGCCTGATCCTCTTGCGCAACGGCGAGCCCGTCACGCGCTGGCAACTCACGCACGCCAGCGGCCCCGCCCCGATCGACGTGCGCGGCGGTTTCCAATGCGACGACGGCGCCGTGGTGCGCGACTGGGCCGTCGCCGGGCGTGGCCTGGCATTCAAATCGTGGTTGGATGTCGCGCAAGACGTGTGCGCCGGCCGTCTGGAGGTGGCACTGCCGGCATGGAGCCATGCCCCCACGCCGCTGCAGCTCGTCGCCCTTGCGCGTCGCCATCGACCGGCGCGACTGACGGCGTGTGCGGATTTTCTCGCCGCCCGCTTTGCGGAGTTCAGCGCGCGTTACCCGTTCCCGTCCGCACAAGCGGCAGCAGCTTCGCAAAAGCCGGCCAAGGCGGTCAAGCCGACCAAAACCAAGCCGGCCGTCGCCGCAAACACGTAG
- a CDS encoding transporter, whose amino-acid sequence MTATASAISFQSDNTGFICGFRFEPGKPGVALDSSEIADAFKHVEGEGAQDVFIWLHFNLSRAGCLRWLQSHLELPEPFIELLGEEAHSTRIEQQDGALVAVFNDVIFDFERTPTQVATQWVYAHRRLLVTLRRKPLHSVDRLRECVRSGETFRSPADLLGHLMCDQADLMTQIVRTTGIDIDRIEDRFLASKITSERQELAGTRRVLVRLQRMLAPEPGSVFRLLARPPAWLHPEDVQQLRESTEEFSVVLRDMSGLIERIKLLQEEVIARLDEQNNRTLFTLTLVTVLALPINIVAGLFGMNVGGVPLADNHHGFWLMVGLVAAFTVIVAWWVVRRRNNH is encoded by the coding sequence ATGACTGCGACTGCGTCCGCGATCAGCTTCCAATCCGACAACACCGGCTTCATCTGCGGTTTTCGTTTCGAACCGGGCAAGCCGGGGGTTGCGCTGGATTCGTCCGAGATCGCGGATGCTTTCAAGCATGTAGAAGGCGAGGGTGCCCAGGACGTCTTCATCTGGCTGCATTTCAACCTATCGCGGGCGGGGTGCCTGCGCTGGCTGCAAAGCCATCTCGAGCTGCCCGAGCCATTCATCGAGTTGCTGGGCGAGGAGGCCCATTCCACGCGCATCGAGCAGCAGGACGGCGCGCTCGTCGCTGTCTTCAATGACGTGATCTTCGATTTCGAGCGCACGCCCACGCAGGTGGCAACGCAGTGGGTGTACGCACACCGGCGCCTGCTGGTGACGTTACGCCGCAAGCCATTGCATTCGGTCGACCGGCTGCGCGAGTGCGTTCGCAGCGGTGAGACGTTCCGCTCGCCAGCCGATCTGCTGGGCCATTTGATGTGCGATCAGGCAGATTTGATGACGCAGATCGTCCGCACGACGGGCATCGATATCGACCGCATCGAAGACCGTTTTCTTGCGTCGAAGATCACGTCAGAGCGCCAGGAGCTTGCGGGGACGCGCCGCGTGCTGGTGCGGCTTCAGCGCATGCTGGCACCCGAGCCCGGTTCGGTCTTTCGCTTGCTGGCGCGACCGCCGGCGTGGCTGCATCCGGAAGATGTGCAGCAATTGCGTGAGTCGACCGAGGAGTTTTCCGTCGTCTTGCGCGACATGAGCGGTCTGATCGAACGCATCAAGCTGCTACAGGAAGAGGTGATTGCGCGCCTGGACGAGCAGAACAACAGGACGCTGTTCACGCTGACGCTGGTGACCGTGCTGGCACTGCCCATCAACATCGTCGCAGGGCTCTTCGGCATGAACGTGGGTGGCGTGCCGCTGGCCGACAACCACCACGGCTTCTGGCTGATGGTGGGGCTGGTGGCGGCGTTTACCGTGATCGTTGCATGGTGGGTGGTCCGCCGCCGCAACAACCATTAA
- a CDS encoding LysR family transcriptional regulator, whose protein sequence is MHISRVDLNLFVVFDAIYTEGGITAAARTLNLTQPAVSHALGRLRELFDDPLFERRGQGMVPTPLARTLIAEVRSALQGFERTLREGTRFDPATSERRFTLSMRDALEATLLPPLMAAIAKEAPRIDVTTVRGDRRQLETELLAGTIDAAADILLPASPAIRHAPLLTDPMVVLARPGHPIANDPLTLERYLACEHVHVSSRRRGAGLEDVELRRLGHERRVRLRCQHYPAACRVVSCTDLLATLPIRYARIANEPYGNVMLPLPFNVQPLELYLYWHTNSDQDAASRWLRDHVFAAMAEVALDDTVAAFADGR, encoded by the coding sequence ATGCATATATCGCGCGTCGACCTGAACCTGTTCGTCGTCTTCGACGCCATCTATACGGAAGGCGGGATTACCGCGGCTGCCCGCACGCTCAACCTGACGCAGCCGGCGGTGAGTCACGCGCTCGGGCGTCTGCGCGAGTTGTTTGACGATCCATTGTTCGAGCGGCGCGGGCAAGGCATGGTGCCGACGCCCCTGGCGCGCACGCTCATCGCCGAGGTGCGCTCCGCGCTGCAGGGCTTCGAACGCACGTTGCGCGAGGGCACGCGGTTCGACCCGGCCACGAGTGAGCGCCGCTTCACGCTGTCGATGCGCGATGCGCTGGAAGCCACGCTGCTGCCGCCGCTCATGGCCGCCATTGCCAAGGAGGCACCGCGCATCGACGTGACGACCGTGCGCGGAGACCGCCGGCAGCTTGAAACCGAGCTGCTGGCCGGCACCATCGATGCGGCGGCGGACATTCTGCTGCCGGCATCTCCGGCCATCCGGCACGCGCCCTTGCTGACCGACCCGATGGTGGTGCTGGCGCGCCCCGGCCATCCCATTGCAAATGACCCCCTGACACTGGAGCGCTACCTCGCATGCGAACACGTGCACGTATCGTCCCGACGCCGCGGGGCGGGGCTGGAGGATGTGGAGCTGCGCCGCCTCGGGCACGAGCGGCGCGTGCGGCTGCGTTGTCAGCATTACCCGGCAGCCTGCCGCGTGGTGAGCTGTACCGACCTGCTTGCGACGTTGCCGATCCGCTACGCGCGTATCGCCAACGAGCCGTATGGCAACGTGATGTTGCCGCTGCCGTTCAACGTGCAGCCGCTTGAGCTGTACCTGTACTGGCACACGAACAGCGACCAAGATGCCGCCAGCCGCTGGCTGCGCGACCACGTGTTCGCCGCGATGGCAGAGGTGGCCCTGGACGACACCGTGGCGGCATTCGCAGACGGGCGTTGA
- a CDS encoding PaaI family thioesterase, translating to MTTSPDLAVPPGFVLLTKPSPFLTMLGPVYAKGMGASMVMGFHVQHHHLNRRGILHGGVVASLADAALGYCLAEPGEGTGGALAMSTASLTVDFIASAGEGDWIEITPEGLRTGSKLAFAQALFHRGDRLIARASAVFAVLGGHV from the coding sequence ATGACCACATCCCCCGATCTCGCCGTTCCCCCGGGCTTTGTTCTGCTGACCAAGCCGAGCCCTTTCCTGACGATGCTGGGGCCGGTGTATGCCAAGGGAATGGGCGCGTCGATGGTGATGGGTTTTCACGTGCAGCATCACCACCTGAATCGACGCGGCATCCTGCATGGCGGCGTGGTGGCATCGCTGGCCGATGCGGCGCTCGGTTATTGCCTGGCTGAGCCTGGCGAAGGCACCGGCGGCGCGCTAGCCATGTCGACCGCAAGCCTGACGGTGGATTTCATCGCCTCTGCCGGAGAAGGCGACTGGATCGAGATCACCCCGGAAGGATTGCGCACGGGCAGCAAGCTGGCCTTTGCACAGGCGCTCTTTCATCGCGGCGACCGGCTGATTGCGCGCGCGAGTGCCGTATTTGCAGTGCTCGGCGGACATGTTTAA
- a CDS encoding acyl-CoA dehydrogenase family protein — protein sequence MNFDYTPKVKDMQARLLAFFDQHIYPNEHRFHEEIEANRRAGNAWIPTKVIEELKPLARKAGLWNLFLPRSPRAPEGLSNLEYAPLCEIMGRVPWAPEVFNCSAPDTGNMETLERYASEELKDRWLEPLLRGEIRSAFLMTEPAVASSDATNIECRIERQGDEYVINGRKWWSSGAGDPRCAVYIVMGKTNPDAGRHEQQSMIVVPANAPGITVMRPLSVFGYDDAPHGHMEVDLKDVRVPVGNILLGEGRGFEIAQGRLGPGRIHHCMRSIGVAERALELMCKRLSSRIAFGKAIAQHSVWHERIAEARCMIEQARLLTLKAAYMMDTVGNKVAKAEIAMIKVVAPNIACQIVDWAIQAHGGGGVSGDFPLASAYAHQRTLRLADGPDEVHRAAIAKLELAKHLHLKDVVDMPVTRGA from the coding sequence ATGAATTTCGATTACACGCCCAAGGTCAAGGACATGCAGGCACGCCTGCTCGCATTCTTCGACCAGCACATCTACCCGAACGAGCACCGCTTCCACGAAGAAATCGAAGCCAATCGCCGTGCCGGCAACGCGTGGATCCCGACCAAGGTGATCGAAGAACTCAAGCCGCTGGCACGCAAGGCCGGGCTGTGGAACCTGTTCCTGCCGCGTTCGCCGCGCGCACCCGAAGGGCTGTCGAACCTCGAATACGCGCCGCTGTGCGAGATCATGGGCCGCGTGCCCTGGGCGCCGGAAGTGTTCAACTGTTCCGCGCCCGACACCGGCAACATGGAGACGCTGGAGCGCTACGCGTCCGAAGAACTGAAAGACCGCTGGCTCGAACCGCTGCTGCGCGGTGAAATCCGCTCAGCCTTCCTGATGACCGAACCGGCCGTGGCGTCGTCGGACGCCACCAACATCGAATGCCGCATCGAGCGCCAGGGCGACGAATACGTCATCAACGGCCGCAAGTGGTGGTCGTCGGGCGCTGGCGACCCGCGCTGCGCCGTCTACATCGTCATGGGCAAGACCAACCCGGATGCCGGCCGCCACGAACAGCAATCGATGATCGTGGTGCCGGCCAACGCGCCGGGCATCACCGTCATGCGCCCGCTGTCGGTGTTTGGTTACGACGATGCGCCGCACGGCCACATGGAAGTCGACCTCAAAGACGTGCGCGTGCCGGTGGGCAACATCCTGCTCGGTGAAGGCCGCGGTTTCGAGATCGCGCAGGGCCGCCTCGGCCCGGGCCGCATCCACCACTGCATGCGCAGCATCGGCGTGGCCGAGCGCGCGTTGGAGCTGATGTGCAAGCGTCTGTCGTCGCGCATCGCATTCGGCAAGGCCATCGCACAGCACAGCGTCTGGCACGAACGCATTGCCGAAGCGCGCTGCATGATCGAGCAGGCCCGTCTGCTGACGCTCAAGGCCGCGTACATGATGGACACCGTCGGCAACAAGGTCGCCAAGGCCGAAATCGCGATGATCAAGGTCGTGGCCCCGAACATCGCCTGCCAGATCGTCGACTGGGCGATCCAGGCACACGGCGGCGGCGGCGTGTCGGGGGATTTCCCGCTGGCGTCGGCCTATGCGCACCAACGCACGCTGCGCCTGGCCGATGGCCCGGACGAAGTGCACCGCGCGGCCATCGCCAAGCTGGAACTGGCCAAGCATCTGCACCTGAAAGACGTGGTCGACATGCCGGTCACACGCGGCGCCTGA
- a CDS encoding glutathione binding-like protein — MIDVYSWATPNGHKVHIMLEECELPYRVHGINIGAGDQFKPDFLKISPNNKIPAIVDQDGPDGEPISLFESGAILLYLAGKTGKFLPDDVRGKYEVLQWLMFQMGGVGPMLGQAHHFRIYAPEKIEYAVNRYTNEAKRLYGVIDKRLGESKFLGGPDYSIADIATWPWLRSWKNQGIELSDFPKLQRWFEAIEERPAVQRAVKVLAKERPAVQDDKAKEILFGATQYARR, encoded by the coding sequence ATGATCGACGTCTATAGCTGGGCCACGCCCAACGGGCACAAAGTGCACATCATGCTGGAAGAATGCGAGCTGCCTTACCGCGTTCACGGCATCAACATCGGCGCCGGCGACCAGTTCAAACCCGACTTCCTCAAGATCAGCCCCAACAACAAGATCCCAGCCATCGTCGATCAGGATGGCCCCGACGGCGAACCGATCTCGCTGTTCGAATCGGGCGCGATCCTGCTGTACCTCGCAGGCAAGACCGGCAAGTTCCTGCCCGACGACGTGCGCGGTAAGTACGAAGTGCTGCAGTGGCTGATGTTCCAGATGGGCGGCGTCGGCCCGATGCTCGGCCAGGCGCACCACTTCCGTATCTACGCGCCTGAGAAGATCGAGTACGCAGTCAACCGTTATACGAACGAGGCAAAGCGTCTGTACGGCGTGATCGACAAGCGCCTGGGCGAATCGAAATTCCTCGGCGGCCCGGATTACTCTATCGCCGACATTGCGACGTGGCCCTGGCTGCGCAGCTGGAAGAATCAGGGAATCGAGCTGTCGGATTTCCCGAAGCTGCAGCGCTGGTTCGAAGCCATTGAAGAACGGCCCGCCGTGCAGCGCGCGGTAAAGGTGCTGGCCAAGGAGCGGCCCGCCGTGCAGGACGACAAGGCGAAGGAAATCCTCTTCGGCGCGACGCAGTACGCGCGGCGCTGA
- a CDS encoding methyltransferase family protein → MAASLKMGLAAAVSIAVYLGLAALGWGGVGAFLAHPARVVLVVITVLLAIAALLAGGNLSPGEREDRTNRWVLPVFGVIGFASAWLPAYTDRLDLWCIDGDAVRWLGVVLYAAGGALRVWPVYVLGNRFSGLVAIQPGHTLVTGGIYQYVRNPSYLGLLIGTLGWGLTFRALAGVVLTLLLIPPLVARMRAEEALLQSQFGAEYDAYRARTWRLIPGLY, encoded by the coding sequence ATGGCAGCCTCACTCAAAATGGGCCTCGCGGCTGCGGTGTCCATCGCGGTTTATCTCGGCCTTGCCGCGCTCGGTTGGGGTGGTGTGGGCGCATTCCTGGCCCATCCCGCACGCGTCGTGCTTGTGGTGATCACGGTGTTGCTGGCCATCGCCGCCTTGCTTGCCGGCGGCAACCTGAGCCCCGGAGAACGCGAAGACCGAACCAACCGCTGGGTGCTGCCGGTGTTTGGCGTGATCGGCTTCGCCAGTGCATGGCTGCCGGCGTATACAGACCGGCTCGACCTCTGGTGCATCGATGGCGATGCCGTACGTTGGCTGGGCGTCGTGCTCTACGCCGCAGGCGGCGCGTTGCGTGTGTGGCCGGTGTATGTGCTGGGCAATCGATTCAGCGGACTGGTCGCGATCCAGCCCGGCCATACGCTTGTGACCGGCGGCATCTACCAATACGTGCGCAACCCGAGCTACCTGGGGTTGCTGATCGGCACGCTGGGTTGGGGACTGACGTTCCGGGCACTGGCCGGTGTGGTGCTGACGCTCTTGCTGATTCCACCATTGGTGGCGCGCATGCGTGCAGAAGAAGCCCTCCTGCAATCACAGTTCGGTGCGGAGTACGACGCCTACCGCGCCCGGACGTGGCGCCTCATTCCCGGCCTCTATTGA
- the ureG gene encoding urease accessory protein UreG — MRTKKLPALRVGVGGPVGSGKTTLLEMLCKAMRERYDLVAITNDIYTKEDQRLLTISGALPAERIMGVETGGCPHTAIREDASINLEAVDRMLSKFPDADVVFIESGGDNLAATFSPELSDLTIYVIDVAGGEKIPRKGGPGITKSDLLIINKTDLAPYVGASLEVMESDTRKMRGDRPFVMCNLRAQGGLDEVIRFIEKQGMLTAAA; from the coding sequence ATGCGAACCAAGAAACTTCCTGCCCTGCGCGTTGGCGTGGGCGGCCCGGTGGGCTCCGGCAAGACCACGCTGCTCGAAATGCTCTGCAAGGCCATGCGCGAGCGCTACGACCTCGTGGCGATCACCAACGACATCTACACGAAGGAAGATCAGCGCCTGCTGACCATCTCCGGCGCGCTGCCAGCCGAACGGATCATGGGTGTCGAAACGGGCGGCTGCCCGCACACGGCCATCCGTGAAGATGCGTCGATCAACCTCGAAGCGGTGGATCGCATGCTCTCGAAGTTTCCGGATGCGGATGTGGTCTTTATCGAGTCGGGCGGTGATAACCTCGCAGCGACGTTCAGCCCCGAGCTGTCGGACCTGACCATCTACGTGATCGACGTGGCGGGCGGGGAGAAGATCCCGCGCAAGGGCGGCCCCGGCATCACCAAGTCGGACCTGCTGATCATCAACAAGACGGACCTGGCGCCGTACGTCGGCGCGTCGCTGGAGGTGATGGAAAGCGACACCCGCAAGATGCGCGGCGATCGGCCGTTCGTGATGTGTAACCTGCGGGCGCAGGGCGGGTTGGATGAAGTGATCCGTTTTATTGAGAAACAGGGGATGCTGACGGCGGCTGCCTGA
- a CDS encoding urease accessory protein UreF, with protein MTNAAQLTALLHLASPALPMGAFSYSQGLEAAVDVRHVADEASAAAWIAEGLDVLAACEAPLWLLQFADWQAGRFDAVAERDAWFLATRETRELRLETSQMGWSLNRLIQQLEWGDAALRSALAARAFVTFPTAFAAAAAALNVDPRDGVTAYCFAWVENQMAAAVKAVPLGQAAGQRILFGLHAAVARAVEEATRRAASHPPELSTFSPGLGVLSARHETQYSRLFRS; from the coding sequence ATGACTAACGCGGCGCAGCTCACCGCCTTGCTGCATCTCGCGTCCCCGGCGCTGCCGATGGGCGCATTCAGCTATTCGCAGGGGCTGGAAGCGGCGGTGGACGTTCGGCACGTGGCCGATGAGGCGTCGGCTGCGGCGTGGATTGCCGAGGGCCTCGACGTGCTGGCCGCCTGCGAGGCACCGCTGTGGCTGCTGCAGTTTGCCGACTGGCAGGCGGGCCGCTTCGATGCCGTGGCCGAGCGCGATGCGTGGTTTCTCGCCACCCGCGAGACGCGCGAGCTGCGGCTCGAAACGTCTCAGATGGGCTGGTCGCTCAATCGCCTTATCCAGCAGTTGGAATGGGGCGATGCCGCACTGCGCAGCGCATTGGCTGCGCGCGCTTTCGTGACGTTTCCGACGGCCTTTGCCGCCGCCGCTGCCGCGCTGAATGTCGACCCGCGCGATGGCGTGACGGCGTACTGCTTTGCCTGGGTGGAGAACCAGATGGCGGCGGCAGTCAAGGCCGTTCCGCTCGGGCAGGCTGCGGGGCAACGGATTCTCTTTGGCCTGCACGCAGCGGTGGCGCGTGCGGTGGAAGAGGCCACGCGTCGTGCGGCATCTCATCCGCCCGAACTGTCTACGTTTTCACCGGGGCTGGGCGTGTTGTCCGCCCGGCATGAAACGCAATATTCACGACTCTTTCGATCCTGA
- the ureE gene encoding urease accessory protein UreE translates to MLSINKHLPAPHGLASVLVKRAPKLVLPFLERSRSRLRATLDDGRDVAVVLPRGTVMRGGDVLVAEDGTLVEVQAAPEHVLRVTSDNRLALMRAAYHLGNRHTPVQVSADALQLEADPVLEDMLVLLGVTVAHVEAPFEPEAGAYGGGHRHGHDATFEEDYAAAQALYHEHHGHDHGHSHAHDHDHGHSHSHDHGHVHGPGCGHHHHHHD, encoded by the coding sequence ATGCTCTCCATCAACAAACACCTCCCCGCGCCGCACGGCCTGGCCTCCGTGCTGGTCAAGCGCGCACCCAAGCTGGTACTCCCATTCCTGGAGCGCAGCCGCAGCCGCCTGCGCGCCACCCTCGACGATGGCCGTGACGTGGCCGTCGTGCTGCCGCGCGGCACCGTCATGCGCGGCGGTGATGTGCTGGTCGCTGAAGACGGCACGCTGGTTGAAGTACAGGCCGCACCGGAGCACGTCCTGCGTGTGACGAGCGACAACCGCCTCGCCTTGATGCGTGCTGCCTACCACCTCGGCAATCGCCACACACCCGTGCAGGTCAGCGCCGATGCGCTGCAGCTCGAAGCCGATCCAGTGCTCGAAGACATGCTCGTACTCCTGGGCGTGACCGTCGCGCATGTAGAGGCGCCGTTCGAGCCGGAGGCGGGCGCCTATGGCGGCGGCCATCGTCACGGCCACGATGCGACGTTCGAAGAGGACTACGCGGCCGCGCAGGCGCTGTATCACGAGCACCACGGGCACGATCATGGTCACAGTCACGCGCATGACCACGACCATGGTCACTCGCATAGCCACGACCACGGCCATGTCCACGGGCCCGGCTGCGGCCATCACCACCATCACCATGACTAA